AGTTTAGGGAAAAAAACTTACTATCAAGTTGAGAATAACTtaagttttgtgaaaaacatattagtcggaaaaaaaaacaatttgatgAAAAACATTGAGAATGAGATTGTAAAATCTCTTCAAGAATCGTTGTTTAGAattgattactttttttatattgtagatAACTAAATTACCACACTTCAGGGTagatttgaacaatttaaaatatatgaagaattttttttataatgtagtgttaaaaaattaaagtcactagattatacattttttaataaaaaattatccaaccttcaaaaattttaaaacatgacAATTTGTTGGATAGTgatgaatttgatttaatttcataattaaatatctttaaagaaattataggtttggaaaaatgataaaccaattgacattcttaattatataaaaagattatattctcttccaaatgtatatataaattataaaataatgttaacaattccAGTGTCAACGATGTTTCAAGAAAGATTAAATAGATTAGTCTTATAATTGTTTGAAgaagaaatgttaaataaaattaattatgaaaattaataaataattttacataaaaaaaactcaaaaaataaattttaaataaaatacctattttttaaaaattttcttaatccttgctattataattttttttcgtcCATATGTTTATTGTTGAGTTCCCTCCTTTTCCCGTCTGGTTTCACGTATGGTTTAGAATGTGGTTCATGTATGTGGATAATGTTTGGGGTAGTGTTAATTTACGTTTGgatttgtttttttaagtaGAGTGGAGCCATATACTCCGACAAAGGAAAGCATCATGCATCTGTATTAATACCATGCATGCATGAGGCTGCcacaatatatgaatatatgctaaaacaaaaacaacctACGACTTCTTTTTATACTTGGTCTGTTTTAAttaaagatgaaataaaatataacattaaaatagtGGAGATATATAATTAGATCTTTGCCCTAATCACAACaccttttaataataaagataatgaataaactatattattaaGTAGAATCTTAATAtactaaatttaataaagaaaaaataaaaaaatcttataataaaaaaataagaaaagtcctacataaaaaaaaggtttcCGACCTGCCGGATTCGAATCAGCGACCTAAGGATGACTATTTGGTATCACCAACTACAGTCCTCCGCTCTACCAACTAAACTAAGGTCGGATGTATATTTGACTCCACACTTTTGGTATTtggatattactaattattttaacttctGCACAcatgttaaaaaagaaaaaaacacgaACACATATTTCATACCATTAACATAATTTACAAAGATATTATACTTTTACTCGTGTTAAAATTTTTTGGAAATGGATTCAATACTTTAATGCTGTCAAAACATGCATTTAGTTTCagttgaaaaattattttgcaagTTGGaccaaatattaatttttttgatcgtttattttattttagtttggtACTTTAAGTCTAAAGTTTTGTTTTGATCCTTTAAAATGTTTCTGATAGATGAAGTTCGTCTCTTAtcgatttattatattaatttggttAGTTCGATATATCGTGTAAGTCAAAATTAACACTGTTATTGTAGAAAATTGATAACATGACTAATTTGATTTATAAGCACTTTAAAAGACTAAAGTGAAACTTTCATCAATCTAAAGTAactaaactaattaattaaaactcaAACAAGGGAagaaaattccaattttaagaacaaaaattgGCAACCTTTTTCTCTGGTAGTTAtcaaattattgttttgttgaAACCAAACTGTATCATAGAGATAACCCAgccaaaattaaacaaaactagACATTGATGattcatattataaaattgacattacaATTGAAGAAACATAATGGGATTATCCCTGAACTGCTAACAACAGTGACAATACTTAGTACAACAAGGCCCAATATCTTAATTGGTCTTCCAACAGTTGGTCCTGATTTCGCCACTGGACCCAGTGAGTGGACTAAGGTTTCCCATTTTCACCATTGCATTGGCAAAATCAGTTTGAAAACTTGAAGGGTTGCTGACATAACCATTTACTTGAGAATCAGTGGATCCTCCATTGAAAAGCTCTTGATCTGAGTGCAAGAGACCCTTCTGGCTCTGCAGATCCTGGAAATAAGCATTGTCAAAGGTGGTCGGAGAGGTGTCAAGAGGAGCCAAATTTCTGTCACCGCCTACGCTAGGACAATTTGCTTGCAACGATGTTGCAAACGAGGAATCTATGTTGGTGTCGTTGTAAATCCTTGTTCTGAAAGTTGAACAACTAGCTTGCCCAATTGTGTGCCCTCCtgaaatttgttttagaaaatgGAAGAACATGAAGTGCATggtaactatatataatgaaatatttcaCTGTTCAAAGTGTTTGATAATTAGTTTACATGTATGAAATAAACGTTGCATTTTGGTaggttataaatatatttggtccaaaataatttagtattgtagatatatatatatacctgaCAGGGTAACCATTTCTTCTGTGGTGAAATCTTTTTTGGAGAAAGCATCGATAAGTTGCTGTAGACTGAAAGAAAAACCAGGTAAGTCTGAGTTTGCACCACTGAAACTTGCTGTGGTTGAGTCTCTTCTGCCCAGTTGCACTGTCCAGCTTTGTCCACCAAGCTATAATAAGACACACATATTTCAATATTACTgcatatttaactttattaattattgaaaattgtaaacttgaagaaaaaaaaagttgtatttttattatctagGGTTATGTTATGATATATACTACTCACAGCAACGACTGAGTCTCTTGCTGCTACAGCGAGAATATCAGCACAAGAAACAACACCAGGGCACAAGCTTTCCAATTCAGACTTAATGCTGTCTATTACACCAAAACCCCTTATGGAATTCACGTTGGGTCCTGCTGATTGTTCACCTGTGAAACTTGATGTATCATTTAATAGCACTGAGGCATCACATCCCTGaacaaattaatcaaattatgtGTTAAACAAATTAGATCATGTAAATATTAGCGTAGGTACACATTGTTGTAGACATCTATAATTATAGTAATTTGGTGACAGCTATAATACTTTATATAACAGTGGATCCAGTTATATATGTGTTCAAGAGAGAAGATTCTACGTTGACTTGGTGATTACCTGCTACCTTATTAGGATAAAAACTACCTACGAAGTCTGCTACGAATTTTCAACCATGatggttttatttttcttaataaaagtaAACTAGCACTGTCATATAATTCAAGGTTTTTTCTGTGATAAAAACAtgcatgcgtgtgtgcatgAGGAACATGAAAGTTTAGgttagaaaaacataaaaaagaagaagattgatGAGGGTATAAGTTGACTTGCTTGAACAAAGCAATCATGGAAATGGAGACGTAGGAGGGATGCCCCCATGCGAGCTTCATTGCTGACTGCAGAATCCACTCCACTCTTAATGGTTGAAAGTGCATTAGGACAGGTTGTGGAGTAAAAATCAGAGGACAATTGGGATGAAACTATCCCAATGAAGAAGCATAAGAATAAGAAGAAGTGAATTTTTAAGGTTGTTGGTTTGTTCATGGAGAAAAGAGTAGTATCCATGATTGTAAATGGAAACTCTGAGTAGAAATTCGAAGTATAGAACAGATAGAGAGAGGATTTTGATTATGATTAGGGCTTAACATGCGTCACCTTTATATAAGAGGTTTTCTTTTCTACTTTTCTTTATTAGTCAATATATGCATGCGCAAGTAGCCAATCAGGACTCAttcatcaaatatatattaagagttTTTTCTATGTATTACTAATAATTTGTTAGTATTCAttgaaaatactaaattaataaaacgtttattatatgtttttagttaGGATGCACCGATCCTTAAACTTGGGTCACGTATTTATGTCCAACACGTATTTGTATTCGATACTTTAGGATATTTTATTGACACTTAGTagtgaagtatctaatttataaaatcgtagtaaactacaaaaaaaatatttgaataatgacaaattttaatgacaaaaaataattaatcactatatagtaaccaatttagataccaacttataaattaaaaattattgactactaaaatagttacaaaAACTTATAACTAggctctaaattgataattaaaaaagtttttattatgaattggtttctaaattggtcattaacattaacattagcgaccaaggttttgactatcaaaatagtttatttctaaattggtcaataAAATTAGCTATCAAGATTTTGGCTAACaaaataattgatctctaaattggtttctaattagGAAATTAATCTCTAATACTCCtgattactaaaattgattattagttgagagttttcttgtagtgatacttgtatgatgataataatttatattttttatattaacaactttagtaaatatacttttattttggaTTCGGATAATAACAATCAcatatttgttatgtttttaagaactattataaaattttcaatattcatatatgacgtatcgtatcttattattttcaaaataaacatgtCGACGTATAGATACATGTCGTATCTAATACTCATATCGTATCGATGCATCATagattttttagaaatttagaaACATGTCGAAAGGATGGGTTAACGAAATTTTCAACTGAAAGAAAATTTCTGAAAGTGATGTAATTTCAATATGGATATAATCGCATTAAAAGAGTGGTATAcgtaattttgaatttttcttcttttgaaaccTTTAATTAGTTATACGTCTTCTTCGAAAACTTAAATATGTGTAGattaattctttatattttttttcttttgccgataaaaaaaatcatgatttttcaaatttgagttGTTCATTAAAAAGATTTCTtaaccttttaaatttttaataactttctctttaatttaattctattgacttaataaataaaattcaatgttaattagttaattgcattatatatagatatatacaCTTTGGtgatacaaaacaaaaaaaaacacattggaTTTGTGCCACAAGTGTaacaaattctaaaattataaatgttaatttattaGTTTCGATTTTTGAAGGCCGATTCTAATTAacactaatttttaaattaatttacaacaAAAGCAATTTGGTGTTGAGCAAGTCAACgttaatgtgtttttattttaaaatttatttaatttagtataaGTTAAGTTTACACTAAACATGTTATATTTTtgacattaatttaattttcagcTTAGTCAAtgtcaataatataattttaaaaaaattgtataatgtCCTATCTCCAACCAAATGATATATAagcaaaaaatagaaaaaaaaaattgtaagggACGTAAGAGATTAATATGGATAAATGATATGAGTGGGCAAGAAAGATAAGTATGAATCAAATAGACGATACGATGAAATGAGTGGGAATGAAGTAGAAGAGTACAAAGAgatttatatagaaaaaaaaaatgtaagtaatGATATTTGTCATATTCAAATTTGGACTTTTGAATTAAAACAGtctatagtttttaattataatcatAGAGACACATGTATTCATGACATATAAATTAGTGTTGACTTAGTTAAAACTAACTtgagtaaatattaaaaatatattccatTAGTGTCTGTGTAATTGATActaattaacttaaataaataataagataataaaattattgtcaATTTAACTGATactaacttaatataaatattaaaataaacaaaattaatatcaaCTATGTCAATAATAAccttatttaatctttattttatgtAGCATTGAGTTTGATAATAacagaaatatttttatattttaaaaaaggttaaaaattattaatatcgtCTTATAGTTGGTTAAGATGATCCTATTAACATCTAACATAAGTCGGAACTAATCCAATAtaacacaaaaatttattaaattattaaaacgtTAAAAATAGTTACCGTTGTCATAAAATTGGCTAAACCGACTTTATTAACATTCAATATTAAATGAACTCTATTAAAGTCAATGAActaatacaatatttatttattaaaaatgttaaaaatagatATCATTGTCTTATGGTTGGTCAAATTAACTTATTAGTagcataattatttaatttttttaaatttttttaattttttattgtaatagaATTAGTTAAATAGATTCtaataacattacaatttaATCGATACTATATTTAGAAATTGTAATTATAATctctgattttattttgttacacGTATGACACaaattcaatgtttttttaatcagtaaagtgtatatatatctatatatatatatatatatatattgtaattaactaattaacattgaattttatttattaagtcaATTTTGACCCAAACTAAATatctattttcttaataaatatataaaattaaattaaagagaaagttgttaaaaatttaaaaggttaAGAAATATTCATAATGAACaactcaaatttgaaaaatcatgaatatttattttttttattagcaaaagaaaagaaaaatcatgaaTTAATCAACACATATTTAAGTTTACGAAGAAGATGTATAACTAATTAAAGgtttgaaaagaagaaaaattcaaaattacgTACATCACTCTTTTAATGCGATTATATCtttattgaaattcaaaaacattggATTTGTGGCAGTAACAAGTTCTTAAATATggcttattaaatatttcttttatgtttgatGGTTACACATATTCCTTAGTTTACTGATGTTATACTATTTCTAGTAATTTACTGTTTCCGTGAATGGAAGAGTACGTGATGTGCCCATTTATTTCTACTGATTATCATTGATTTGTTAGGGATGATTTGAggatgagaaaagaaaataagtcaTCATATTGTAATTTACACAACTACCctttatttttatgttgaattttCATTATGCCTTGAAGTAGGTGGAGTGAGTCTTTTTGGTGAGGGAGAAAATCGATTATGGCATGGTTGTCGCATGAGAAGATTGTTTCTGGTGAAGGAGAAATCGATTTTGAATGAGTTCACTGCAAGACAGAATCGAATGGTAGACAATCGATTACATCCTTATTTGATTTTGCgtcaaattaagataaaaataactaaaattaattttttaatgtagaATCATTacgtgtttaatttttaaaattaattaaaggataaaagtttcatgttaaataaaaaataatttgtttttgtttttgtattagAGAATTAATTCTTCAACACCTATGTATCACTTGAGAATTGATTATGAGTCGGAAATGTGTATTTCTAAATATATACAGAAATGTCCTCTGGGTAGGATACAACGAAATCATTTGGACCGAATGCATAtaataagaatgatgaaattgttttttTGGCATGTTAGGGTGGAAAAAGCCCCTTTTCATACATTACTTTGACTTCTAAATGCCTTCATATTTCGCTACTATTCTTATAGCTGCATTTTCCCTACAATTCTTCCACCAATTTTCCAATTCCAGCTATTATCTCACCgaaatatttgaaaacttttttttctttattttggttTCTTTCAAACTTTTGAAACCATATGAAGTGAACAATGTGCATgctaaatcattttttattttcgttcCAATAGTATTTCGTTTTCGTAATTTTGGATTATAAGGAGAGCCAAACGTTGAAATTCAtgatttaatagaaaatatgtttacatacattatatatatatatatatatatatatatatatatagaaagagaatatgatatgataaatttaatggtacaaaatacataattatattaaatatgaaatacttCGTTAAGTTcgtgataaatttatatatttttatttgagtatCTATTAAaggaatatattttattgagtaacaaaaattatatatttttcaactaatTTGATTTACTTTGTATCATCgttatttatgtgtttttatatgaaaataaaaataaatgtaggttaataaaatttaaagtttattataaatttaagtatttttaattaagtatttattaaGAAAGTTCTAAAACCCTTGTCTTTACTTTGGAGGTTTACAGGACTGATTTGATGTTAGTGGTTTTATTGTCTAAATTCAGTGTTTTGTTTGAGACGGAAAAATCAAACTGTTATATCAAGTAGTGAAAGAGGAAGAAAGATTCACCACCAAGGTCAAGATCCAGCCAAtcatataatgttttatttttatatggatTAAAGCACTcaattccttaatttttttttcaaataaaaaaagtcacCCAACCTAATCAactatatatattcaattaaaaaaaatgtaaaaaattataaaacatatttttttaataataagattCAATTTAAACTACTCAAatttatgaaacaaaatttaattaaactattttttttaatatccagaCACATAAGCAGTACAAAATGACACATTACATTACCACATTTGACAATAAAAtcaaatgataaatatttatttaaaaaatataaaattttaagtactgaatataatacaaattttaaaataaatttaattaaaaacatataaatttattaaaacttaattaaaacatataaaaaaataatatacaaaaaaggAATACGTTAGattattaatgtaaaattattttattttattaggagataaagaataaaatgataACACAGCTTACATAAGTTTAAAACAAATTGCAGTGTCCGATTGGTATAATATAAGTTCGAAACTAACTTGTCTAGAGAttattaacttaaaattaagtattaaaaattaaattattaaaaaaataagaaatttatacatttagtTTATACATATAAGTTAAATCAGtaataagtttaatttatgaaaaaatgaattttatatatattttttttctaaaaggaaCTTATATATGGAGAGTGAGTCTTGcctacataatttttttactattaagaTAGCTTTggaaattaatctattttaatactTGGCATTTATTAGGGAAATTTATTATTCatgtgtaatttcattatgaaaTTATCATAATGGTGctcttttaaaagaaatttgaatATGCACAAGTTGTGGCAAGTTGACAAAtcttgaaatgaaaaaataatatcaagCTAAGACAATTTCATTGTTGATAAATTGAAATCGTATCAAGTAGTAATGCCTTATGTGAATAGTCGAAAGTCATCGTACCCGGAGACAACTTTCATTAAGTTTAATCACTCACCAAAATCTTCAATTTGACACGGAAATAAACTGAAGTTGTGTCATGCTGCGAAGATTTCAGTTTTGTTAAACACGTTTACATCGTTTAACACGTTTccgtttcaatattaattaaaaaatacgtTTGAcacatacaatatatatatatatatatatatatatatatggtaattGGGTATGATtacattcattaatttttaaactttggaaaccaaaatgtatcaatttttaataaGAACGAATCCCAAATTCACCTCAAAGTTCagagaccaaaaatatatttaacccttaatttaactcaacatataacaaaataaatatattttaaaacaaaaatatatgtattttaaaaatggttaaatatatttttggttccttaactttcagtcaaaattagaaataatctatctttgaaactttaaaccaatttagtcccccaaatatagaaatgcatgaatttagttcttttaaccacattttattaagtttagttaacgtttcaaacacatttcatgataacatttcaactaacattaaagcgaaaatatgttaaacggtataaataacttaaatactatctgaaatacgtttgaaacgtcaaataatttcaatcaatattttgttaaattcacgtatttctaaagataGGGGACTaaatttgatcaaaattttaaaaagggactaattctaatttttaccaTAAATTGAAGGACAAAAGCAATTTAACCCTTTTAGAAAACATAAACcacataaaaaatttgtatatatattaaaatttgtatgatcgcataaaataatattattttttagattataattattaatttaaaaataaatcaatcatAAGCTTACATGTAAGTTTAATctaaatatcaaataatcaaatcaaaatcagttcattttattttaacttaaccTGTTTAAAGAACTATTACGGTAGTTTATGGCATGAAACCTATTTTGTGAGCTTTATATAAGTACAAAGAGAAGTCAAAGTTGAGTTGCTTTACTAGGGTTTTGTTCTTGAATCAAGTGCACATAACCTCTTTTGGCCACAAATGAAGGTGATGACAGTCCATAGCATGCATTGCGCAAGCGATGGTTTATTGGAAGTTAGTGAATTGAAGGAAGGCAAGTAAGTCATGTTACAGCTCAAGTATTTGCGTCGATATCCCCTTAAGTCCTTTCACGTGCCATCCAAAATCCTTTTGTCAATACTCTACTCGTTTAACCCGAGTGAGTAGCCATTTCTTTTTAGCCTAAATCTATAAATATCTTTCGAACACTCTGGGCCCATTTTGATCCAACCTAGGCTCCATTTTGAAAACTTGTATAAGAACCTTCTAATAAAGCATAATATGATAAGGAAAGGTACGTGAGTAGCACTCATATGGAAtctatacattaaaaaaatagtgttgTTTTTGGGAATAGTAAGGTTGATACTAAGAAAATGTTTTGTATGTGATGAGTACTTTGAGAAAAGATTATTGGAAGACACAATATTAATGAGACATAAATCCAACCTACACGTAAGAAATTAACGTCATTTCTaactttaaatcaattttaaatcgTAAGGTAATGAGTTTATGAAATTTCATCCTTATATGACATATGGTTATGATATCATTGATGAATCTTTCGAGAGAGGATCACCAGAGAGATACTACACTAATGAGACAAGAGTCTAACCCACACATACAACGATTGATACCAAACATGAGTCCAACCCATACATGCAAGGATTGATACCACCTTCAATTCAAAACCTTAAGAAAACGATTTTATGAGTCTTTATATCATTGTATGATGCTCAACcttttttttactcaatgtgaAACTTAAACTCATACTTTAATTCCCAATAATAACTTACAAATAAGAGGGTGGGTATGAACGAAGTATAAGATTCCAAATGTGATTGTTTCATATTCTAATGATTGTTTATGTCTATTTTAATGTATCAAATATGACTCTATAAGAGGACATGAGGTAGATAACACATAGCTAAATATAAATCAGGGGGCTTGAAAGGGAGATACAAGAAACATGGAAACCATAGTCTATGTATAAAGGAAGCTATGGAATCTTAGTTTAAATATGTGTATACttaatcttcatttttttcttctcaacaGGCGGAAAGGGAGGCTTCGGGTGGCAGAAGGTTGAGAGAGTAGAGGACTGGAGAAGAACAAAGAAGGCTCAAGAAGGTGGTAGAGgagtttttgtattttttttatttttaatgcatATTATGCCTCGGTTGCCATCAGAACCGAGGCAGTATTGATGAGATATGCCTCGATTAAGAAATGAGGCAGAAAGGTGACCCCGTTTTTGCCTCAACTAGATGTCTCGGGTCTTAAACTAACGCCAAATAACCAAAATAGCCACAGTAAAAACTCTTTCCTGTACGGGTGTATGttggaaaattttcaaatatgtgATATATAAGATAATGAGATATTCGTCAATTATTTTCATAGATGTTGTATATTTgtcaatcaattttataattattgcaTAAATTTTGATATCGTAATCCCATATAATTAACAACAATTTATTATGACATAGAACTCTTTAAATTTTACGTGTGTTATCAAATATGCTCTTTTctacattatattatatcattttacCATCAAAATTTAGGGAGTGAGgatttgaaactaaaaaaacatgttaaaagatttttttaacaGTGACAATGAGTGAAGACCGAaggttaggttttttttttttcacactagTTTTACATGATACTATTActtttggatttttgtgctttagTGAACCCAAACTTTCAATTGAGCCTTACTAAAAATCTCTACATTATACtttttatctttgaaaataATTTCGCTCTACAACAATTCACATTGGCCTCTAAATTCCATTTCTTTTAGCATTAAGACCCACTAGATTAAATGGTTGAAATGTCATACTTTGTCATACCTAATgagtaattttgattttaaagaACAAATGACTTTTACTCCTCCATTCCTACTTGTCATCACTACACCTATCACACTATAATATCAGTGATGTTTGTATTCACCAAAagaaatctataaaaaaaaaatgatatgttTTCTTTAATGAAGACtcacttatttctttttcaataacttagattgattaattaataaatgtaaacataaattcaacaaataaGATTAATGCGAGATTGAAAATATCACAATCTATTCACTAAAAAAATTCTATGAAAATT
This region of Vigna unguiculata cultivar IT97K-499-35 chromosome 5, ASM411807v1, whole genome shotgun sequence genomic DNA includes:
- the LOC114185916 gene encoding cationic peroxidase 1-like; its protein translation is MDTTLFSMNKPTTLKIHFFLFLCFFIGIVSSQLSSDFYSTTCPNALSTIKSGVDSAVSNEARMGASLLRLHFHDCFVQGCDASVLLNDTSSFTGEQSAGPNVNSIRGFGVIDSIKSELESLCPGVVSCADILAVAARDSVVALGGQSWTVQLGRRDSTTASFSGANSDLPGFSFSLQQLIDAFSKKDFTTEEMVTLSGGHTIGQASCSTFRTRIYNDTNIDSSFATSLQANCPSVGGDRNLAPLDTSPTTFDNAYFQDLQSQKGLLHSDQELFNGGSTDSQVNGYVSNPSSFQTDFANAMVKMGNLSPLTGSSGEIRTNCWKTN